The following are encoded together in the Salvia hispanica cultivar TCC Black 2014 chromosome 6, UniMelb_Shisp_WGS_1.0, whole genome shotgun sequence genome:
- the LOC125195945 gene encoding plasma membrane ATPase-like: protein MAASGLEEIKNENVDLEHLPLEEVFAKLHCSREGLASTEAERRLELFGPNKLEEKTESKLLIFLGFMWNPLSWVMEIAAIMAIVLANGDGKPPDWQDFVGIMSLLIINSTISFIEENNAGNAAAALMAGLAPKTKVLRDGKWSEQEAAILVPGDIISIKLGDIVPADARLLEGDPLKIDQSALTGESLPVTKNPGSGVFSGSTCKQGEIEAVVIATGINTFFGKAAHLVDSTQNVGHFQKVLTAIGNFCICSIAVGIVIEIVVMYPIQHRKYRSGIDNLLVLLIGGIPIAMPTVLSVTMAIGSHRLSQQGAITKRMTAIEEMAGMDVLCSDKTGTLTLNKLTVDRNLIEVFSKDADKDHVILQGARASRVENQDAIDACIVGMLADPKEARAGITEVHFLPFNPVEKRTAITYIDGKGDWHRVSKGAPEQIIELCNLKDDVKKKSLSIIDKFADRGLRSLAVAEQTVPEKTKEGAGSPWVFTGLLPLFDPPRHDSGETIKRALHLGVNVKMITGDQLAIAKETGRRLGMGTNMYPSSSLLGQHKDEAIANLPVEELIERADGFAGVFPEHKYEIVKKLQERKHICGMTGDGVNDAPALKKADIGIAVADATDAARGASDIVLTEPGLSVIVSAVLTSRAIFQRMKNYTIYAVSITIRIVLGFMLLALIWKFDFSPFMVLIIAILNDGTIMTISKDKVKPSPMPDSWKLREIFATGIVFGTYLAVMTVVFFWAVQESNFFTDKFGVRPIKGHYHELNSAIYLQVSIVSQALIFVTRSRSWSYIERPGLLLVFAFLVAQMIATLIAVYANWEFARIKGIGWGWAGVIWLYSVIFYIPLDIFKFFVKYALSGKAWKNMIDNRTAFTSKKDYGRGEREAQWATAQRTLHGLKAPDSSEVLNDTSNYRELSEIAEQAKKRAEVARLRELNTLKGHVESVVKLKGLDIDTINQNYTV from the exons GAACACTTACCTTTGGAGGAAGTGTTTGCTAAGCTGCATTGTTCGAGGGAGGGATTGGCGTCGACAGAGGCGGAAAGGAGGCTCGAGCTATTCGGGCCAAACAAGCTAGAAGAGAAGACAGAGAGCAAGCTTTTAATATTCTTGGGGTTTATGTGGAATCCCCTCTCATGGGTTATGGAGATTGCTGCTATCATGGCCATTGTTTTGGCCAATGGAGAT GGTAAACCACCAGATTGGCAAGATTTCGTTGGAATTATGTCGTTGTTGATCATCAACTCCACCATTAGTTTCATAGAGGAGAACAATGCAGGCAATGCTGCTGCAGCACTCATGGCTGGTCTTGCACCCAAGACTAAG GTATTGAGAGATGGGAAATGGAGTGAGCAGGAAGCTGCTATTCTTGTCCCTGGAGACATAATTAGCATCAAGTTGGGAGACATTGTCCCGGCTGATGCACGTCTCCTTGAAGGCGATCCTTTAAAGATTGATCAATCCGCGCTCACTGGCGAGTCATTGCCTGTCACTAAGAACCCCGGGAGTGGAGTGTTTTCAGGATCCACCTGCAAGCAAGGTGAAATTGAGGCTGTTGTCATTGCCACCGGAATCAATACCTTCTTTGGTAAGGCAGCACATCTCGTTGACAGCACTCAGAATGTCGGCCACTTTCAGAAG GTGCTTACTGCCATCGGCAACTTCTGCATCTGCTCCATCGCCGTTGGGATTGTCATTGAGATTGTAGTTATGTATCCAATTCAGCACAGGAAGTATAGGAGTGGAATTGACAATTTGCTGGTCCTTCTCATTGGAGGCATTCCGATCGCCATGCCAACGGTGTTGTCTGTAACCATGGCCATCGGTTCCCACAGATTGTCGCAGCAGGGTGCTATCACTAAGAGGATGACAGCCATTGAGGAAATGGCCGGGATGGATGTCCTCTGCAGTGACAAAACCGGGACTCTCACTCTAAACAAGCTCACTGTTGACAGAAATCTAATCGAG GTATTTTCAAAAGACGCGGACAAGGACCATGTCATCCTTCAAGGAGCTAGAGCATCGAGGGTGGAGAATCAGGACGCTATTGATGCTTGCATTGTCGGAATGTTGGCTGATCCTAAAGAG GCAAGAGCGGGGATTACTGAGGTGCATTTTCTTCCGTTCAATCCTGTGGAGAAGCGGACTGCTATTACTTATATCGACGGTAAAGGAGATTGGCACCGAGTGAGCAAAGGTGCTCCCGAGCAG ATCATTGAACTTTGTAACCTCAAGGATGATGTAAAGAAAAAATCCCTCTCCATCATCGACAAGTTTGCTGATCGTGGACTTCGTTCGTTGGCTGTTGCTGAACAG ACTGTACCTGAGAAGACGAAGGAGGGTGCTGGCAGCCCGTGGGTGTTTACCGGTCTCTTGCCACTTTTTGATCCTCCAAGGCACGACAGTGGGGAGACAATCAAGCGCGCTCTTCATCTTGGTGTTAATGTTAAGATGATTACCGGCGATCAGTTGGCTATTGCGAAAGAAACTGGCCGGAGGCTTGGGATGGGCACGAACATGTATCCTTCTTCCTCACTTCTTGGGCAGCACAAGGATGAAGCGATTGCCAACCTACCTGTGGAGGAGTTGATTGAGAGGGCTGATGGCTTTGCCGGAGTCTTTCCTG AGCATAAATACGAGATTGTGAAGAAGTTGCAAGAGAGGAAGCATATATGTGGGATGACCGGAGATGGAGTGAATGATGCCCCGGCTCTGAAGAAGGCAGACATCGGCATTGCAGTGGCGGATGCTACTGACGCTGCGAGAGGTGCATCAGACATAGTGTTGACCGAGCCAGGATTGAGTGTCATCGTGAGCGCTGTCCTAACGAGCAGAGCCATCTTCCAGAGGATGAAGAACTACACAATCTATGCAGTTTCCATTACCATTCGTATCGTGCTTGGTTTCATGCTACTTGCGCTCATCTGGAAGTTCGACTTCTCGCCCTTCATGGTTCTGATCATTGCAATCCTCAACGATGGAACCATCATGACCATCTCCAAGGACAAGGTGAAGCCATCCCCCATGCCCGACTCGTGGAAGCTCAGGGAGATTTTCGCAACCGGGATTGTGTTTGGCACTTACCTTGCTGTGATGACTGTTGTTTTCTTCTGGGCTGTTCAAGAATCTAATTTTTTCACA GATAAATTTGGTGTGAGGCCAATCAAGGGCCATTACCACGAGCTCAACTCGGCTATATACCTTCAAGTGAGCATTGTGAGCCAAGCTCTAATCTTCGTGACCCGGTCAAGAAGCTGGTCGTACATAGAACGACCCGGTCTTCTTCTCGTGTTTGCTTTCCTTGTAGCCCAAATG ATTGCAACTCTGATTGCTGTGTATGCAAACTGGGAGTTTGCAAGAATCAAGGGGATTGGGTGGGGCTGGGCAGGGGTGATCTGGCTATACAGCGTCATCTTCTACATTCCTCTCGACATATTCAAATTCTTCGTTAAATACGCGCTCAGCGGGAAAGCATGGAAGAACATGATTGACAACAGG ACGGCCTTCACGTCGAAGAAGGACTACGGGCGGGGAGAGAGGGAAGCGCAATGGGCAACAGCTCAACGCACACTCCATGGCCTCAAAGCTCCGGATAGCTCTGAAGTGTTAAATGACACCAGCAACTATAGAGAACTCTCTGAGATAGCGGAACAGGCCAAGAAACGCGCAGAAGTTGCAAG ATTGAGGGAGCTGAACACGCTGAAGGGGCATGTTGAGTCTGTGGTGAAGCTCAAGGGGCTCGACATCGACACGATAAACCAGAACTACACGGTGTGA